The Gemella haemolysans ATCC 10379 genome contains the following window.
GCAACTATTAAACAAAATAGAGAACATATGATTGTTATAACTGATGAATATGGAGGAACTAGTGGTGTAGTTACACTTGAGGATATAGTTGAGGAGATTACTGGAGAAATTCGAGATGAGTTCGATGAAGATGAACAAAGCTTAATTAAAAAGTTAAAAAATGGTCACTATCTAGTCGATGGTTGGGTTCCTATTCAAGATGTGAACGCATTGTTCCATGTACAGCTTCCTCATGAAGAAGTAGATACGATTGGAGCTTATGTGTATTTAGAAAAATATGAAGCTAAAGTCGGGGCTGTTTACTCTATAGATAAATTAACATTTGTAGTTAGAAAAGTAGAGGAAAATCAAATACGAACTTTAGAAGTTTGGAAAGAAAAATAATAGAAATTAGAAGAGATAGAATGAAAATGCTATCTCTTCTTTTTATATATACAGTAATAAATTGTTTGATTAGTTAAAATGAACTTAAAAATCACTGCTATATCTTTACTATTCCGAACAATAATGGTATTATATACATATAATATACGAATAAAATATATTGAATGTATTGTATAATGATTGTGAATTATTATACATACATGTAAGGAGTATGAGATGAAGTTAAAGAGAAGTGAAAGAATAGTAGTTATGACGGAATATTTATTAAATAATCCTAATAAATTAATTCCATTAACATATTTCGTTTCAAAATTCAATCAAGCTAAGTCTTCTATTAGTGAAGATATACACATAATAAAAAATGGTTTTAAAGAAGAAAATATTGGAGAAGTTAAAACGCTAGCAGGAGTAAGTGGAGGTGTTTTATTTACACCAACGTTAGTAGAAGAAGATGCTAGAGAAATTCTTAATGGTTTTCTTGATAAAATTAATGATGGAAATCGTTTATTAGCTGGTGGATATATTTTTATGTCTGATATAATAGGAAATCCTAGTTTAATGAACAAGCTAGGACGAGTGGTTGCTACAGTTTATAAGAATAAAGAAATAGATGCTGTAGTTACAGTAGCAACAAAAGGGATTCCTGTTGCTTATGCTATAGCTTCAATACTGAATAAACCTGTAATTATTATTAGAAGAGACAATAAAGTTACTGAAGGAACTACTGTTGCAATAAACTATGTTTCAGGTTCAACTAAGAAAATAGAAACGATGATTTTATCTAAGCGAAGTTTAAATACAGGATCAAAAGTACTATTAGTGGATGATTTCATGCGTGGAGGAGGAGTCCTAACAGGTATGGAAAGTCTAATGAGTGAATTTGATGTTGATGTTGTTGGGAAAGTAATAATCACACAATGTTTTGATTCGCCAAGAGAACATGAAGATGATTATTTATACTTATCAAAAATTGAAAATATCGATGAATTTAATGGGACATTTGATGTTAAACTAGGGAATGTTATAGAAAAATTACGCCAAGTAGAAAAAGAGGATATTGAAAATGAGTAATAATAGATATGCAGTTATATTAGCGGCTGGAAAAGGAACTAGAATGCAGTCGAAGTTATATAAGGTACTACACAAAGTTTGTGATAGAACTATGGTTGAATTAGTTCTAGATAGCCTTAGTGATCTAGAAATGAAAGAAGTGATTACTGTAGTTGGTCATGGAGCAGAGAGAGTTAAAGAAGTCTTAGGGGATAGAACTAAGTTTGTTCTACAAGCAGAACAATTAGGTACAGCCCATGCTGTTAAAGTTGCTAAAGATGAACTAAAAGATAAAGAAGGTACGACTATAGTAATGTATGGAGATACTCCACTAATTCGTCCTGAAACTATCAATAGTATGCTAGATCACCACGAGAATACAAATGCTAAAGCAACTGTATTAACAGCAATAGCCGACGATCCATTTGCATATGGTCGTATAATTCGTGATGTTAACGGGAAATTAGTAAAGATTGTTGAAGAAAAAGACGCAACAGAACAAGAGAAAAAAATCAAAGAAATTAACTCTGGAATTTATTGTTTTGATAATAAACTATTATTTGAAATGCTAGAAAAAGTTAAAAATGATAACAACCAAGGGGAATATTATTTACCAGATGTACTTGCTTTAATTCGTGAACAAAAAGAAATAATCGAAACATATCTATGTGATGATTTTGATGAAACTTTTGGAGTGAACGATAGAGTAGCTTTAGCTTATGCAGAAAGTGTTATGAGAAATAGAATTAATACTAAACATATGCTTGCTGGAGTTACATTAGTAGATCCTACTAATACGTACATTGCCCCAAATGCAATTATT
Protein-coding sequences here:
- the purR gene encoding pur operon repressor, producing MKLKRSERIVVMTEYLLNNPNKLIPLTYFVSKFNQAKSSISEDIHIIKNGFKEENIGEVKTLAGVSGGVLFTPTLVEEDAREILNGFLDKINDGNRLLAGGYIFMSDIIGNPSLMNKLGRVVATVYKNKEIDAVVTVATKGIPVAYAIASILNKPVIIIRRDNKVTEGTTVAINYVSGSTKKIETMILSKRSLNTGSKVLLVDDFMRGGGVLTGMESLMSEFDVDVVGKVIITQCFDSPREHEDDYLYLSKIENIDEFNGTFDVKLGNVIEKLRQVEKEDIENE
- the glmU gene encoding bifunctional UDP-N-acetylglucosamine diphosphorylase/glucosamine-1-phosphate N-acetyltransferase GlmU; the protein is MSNNRYAVILAAGKGTRMQSKLYKVLHKVCDRTMVELVLDSLSDLEMKEVITVVGHGAERVKEVLGDRTKFVLQAEQLGTAHAVKVAKDELKDKEGTTIVMYGDTPLIRPETINSMLDHHENTNAKATVLTAIADDPFAYGRIIRDVNGKLVKIVEEKDATEQEKKIKEINSGIYCFDNKLLFEMLEKVKNDNNQGEYYLPDVLALIREQKEIIETYLCDDFDETFGVNDRVALAYAESVMRNRINTKHMLAGVTLVDPTNTYIAPNAIIGRDTTIYPNVTIKSNTVIGEDCQIKPNSYLENAKIGNGVKVLSSTISDSKIGDFTSVGPYAHIRNNCDLGESVRIGNFVELKNTTYGNGSKTAHLSYLGDTEVGNNTNIGCGTITVNYDGKNKYKTKIGSDAFIGCNSNLIAPLEIGDGAVVAAGTTVTENAPDDTLVIARVKQENKMGYAKKMPAGRKS